ATAAGCGCGCATCCCCAAATCTTGCAGAGAGTCCATTCCCCGGCAGGGCCTGAAATTCCGTCACATCATCCGCTGTCAGTTTCAGTTCCTCCGCCCGTTCAAGAACAGCTTTTGCGAGAGGATGCTCGCTTTTTTTCTCCAATGAGAACGCCAGCTGCATCAGTTCTTCCTCAGAGAAGCCATCTGCCGCGAGGACATCCGTCACCTTCGGTTCCCCATTAGTGATGGTGCCGGTCTTATCAAGAGCCACGATCTGCATCTTTCCTGCCTCTTCCAGAGAAACGGCAGTCTTGAACATGATGCCGTTTTTCGCCCCCATTCCGTTGCCCACCATGATGGCAACCGGAGTCGCCAGCCCAAGGGCACATGGACAGCTGATCACCAGCACGGAGATTCCCCTTGCCAGTGCAAAACCAAGGGTCTGGCCTGCAAGGAGCCATCCTGCGATCGTCAGTGCTGAGATCAGGATGACCGCAGGAACAAACACTCCAGAAACTTTATCTGCTACTTTTGCAATGGGAGCTTTGGTAGCGGCAGCATCACTTACCATCTGGATGATCTGGGACAGGGTGGTGTCTTCGCCGACTCTGGTTGCCCTGCAGCGGATAAACCCGGACTGATTCAGCGTAGCCGCCGACACCTTGTCTCCCTCTGCCTTATCCACCGGTATGCTCTCGCCCGTCAGCGCAGCCTCGTTGACAGCGCTGCTTCCTTCTAAAACGATACCATCCACCGGAATGTTTTCACCAGGGCGTACCACATAGATATCTCCCTGCTGTACCTGTTCAATCGATACGGTCGTCTCCGCTCCGTCTTTGATCAGGACTGCAGTCTTGGGAGCAAGCTTCATCAGGCTCTTTAACGCATCGGTAGTACGACCCTTGGAACGGGCTTCCAGCATCTTACCGACTGTGATCAATGTCAGGATCATGGCTGCCGACTCAAAGTAGAACTCATGCATATAGGTCATGACTCCGGCCATATCACCTTTTACCTGTGCATCTGTCATGGCAAACAGTGCATAGGTGCTATAAACAAAAGCTGCAGTTGAGCCAAGGGCAACCAGGGTATCCATATTGGGAGCCCTATGCCAAAGGCTCCTGAAACCGCTGACAAAGAACTTCTGGTTGATGACCATGACAATCCCCGTCAGAATCAGCTGTAAAAGCCCCATAGCTACATGGTTGTTTTCAAAAAATGCCGGGGCCGGCCAGTTCCACATCATGGTTCCCATAGAAAAGTACATGAGCACGATCAAAAAACCAATGGAATAATAAAGCCTCTGTTTCAGCACAGGAGTTTCCCGGTCCTTCAGCATATCCTCGCCGCCTGTCATACTGCCGGTACCCGCAGCTCCTCCTGCGTCTGAGGTCCCGGTCTTACCCGCGCCCTTTTTCATTGCTCCATATCCGGCGGCCTCCACAGCCGCCACGATCGCCTCCGGCTTAGCCGTTCCTTCCACTCCCATGGAATTGGTCAGCAGGCTTACCGAACACGATTCCACTCCAGGCACCTTGGCGACTGCCTTTTCAACACGTGTACTGCATGCCGCACAGCTCATGCCTGTCACTGTATATTGTTCCATCTATGTCTCTCCTGTTCTGTCTGCACAACGCTGCAGACCTTTTTGTATATGCTGTACTGCAGACCTTCTACTTCATCAGCTTTTGCAGGGTTCCCACCAACTCGTCGATGGTGTCTTCTTTTCCATCCCGGATATCCCTGGCTACGCAGGTCCGGATATGGTTTGCCAGGAGTACTCTGTTAAAACTGTTGAGGGCCGCATTCGCCGCCGCAACCTGCACCAGGATCTCTGGACAGTAGGCATCCTTCTCCACCATCCCCCTGATTCCTCGGATCTGGCCCTCGATGCGGTTTAAGCGGTGGATCAGGTCCTTGTATTCTTTGTCCGGACGCTCTTTGATCCTGTGACAGCATGTATGTTCTTCCATGAAATATCCACCTTTCCATATATACCCCCATAGGGTATATTGATTATAAAAAATATATCAGGAAAAGTCAATCCCTTTCCTGATAGTATTTTCTCAATTACGCTTTCTTATTCCTTTTGCATCCTATTCAAAGCATCGCACGATCCGCTTTTTCAGCCGTTTAGGCAGCTCTTTTTTCTCTCCGGTCCCAGAACATACGAAATTTCCGGCACACGTTACTCCTGCGGTCCGGAAAAACTCCCGGGCTGCACGAACCGAGCCTCCGCTCTGACCGCACAGCGCCGAGAATGGAAACGGAGTATTGCAGGCGGTCAAAAACACATATTTTTTGCCTTTTAGTCTCGGTCTTGGAAAGGTCTTTGTTTCCTCCATAGCTGCGCCAAGAAGACGGTCAAACAGGTTTTTCACGATCCCCGGCACATTAGCCCAGTACACCGGCGCTGCAAGCACCACCATATCACACGCCCTGATCTGATCCGTGATCTCCTGAATATCATCCTCGATCACACAGCGCTCCGCACGCATACACGCTCTGCATCCTGTGCAGAATACGATCTTTTTCTCATAAAGATTGATCTGTGCCGTCTCCCATCCCTGTTTCCGTGCTGCATCCAGCGCGCATTCCAGCATAAGTGCGGTGAAACCCTGTCTGCGGGGACTTCCAAGGATTGCAACGAGTTTTCGGTTATGCATGGGTAGCCCCTCCCTTTTTCGGATTTGATATGGCACGGTAAAGCATGGAAAAGCCATACTCCAGAAATTCCTGTCTGGACATTCCCATGCTCATCCCAATATAGGCATCTTTCTTATCTGCCATGCAAATAAAACCCGACAGCATCCCCCAGAATGCAAAAACAGTGGGAAGTGGTTTTAAATCAGCACGCAGATCCCCTGCTTTCACACCCTCCGTAAGAAACTGAACCAGCATTTCATTGATGTGCTCTCCCGTAAGATAGATGGCGCGTTCATCTAAATCCACCTGCGTCCGGGTTTTAGCTGTGTCACCATCATGAAACTCCGGTTCCGCATCAATCTTGATCTCATCAAGCACCATGCCAAAATAATAAGGATACTCATGCTCATAGCGGGTCAATGCATGGCAGACCGATCGGTATCTCTCCTCTGCTGTGCCTTCCGTGCCAAGCCCATCTTCCAGATAATCATGAAGCTTCTGCATACTTTTAAGTACCAGTACGCGGACTATCTCATCCCTGTTTTTAAAATAGACATACAATGTTGCCTTGCTGTACCCGGAAGCCCTGGCAATATCATCCATTGAAACGGCTTCCATCCCCCGTTCCATAAAAAGCGCCTGTGCAGCGTCTGCGATCGCATTACGGTGCACACTTGCCGGCTGTTGTTTTCTGCGTCCCATCTCTCCTCCTGCTGTCTATAATTAAACTAATGGTTTAATTATAGCAGTTTCCTGAATACAAAGTCAAGCAAAGTTTTCGACAAACATAAAAGCTAATAAATTGAAATTATATTAAGATCCCTGTATAGTCGGAACAAGACCCATTCGCCAGTTACTTATAAATTGTTTCATCTGTGATTATATAAGAGTAACGATAATACATGATCCACTTTGATTCCGCTGCCGGCCAGTCCCCGCCGGCAGCGGACAAATCCCAATGATTGGAATTATGATAAATTCATTCTTGTGTTTGGATGCTAGTTCAGATCGATCTGATACTTTTCATACATGGCTGTCCGGTATGCTGCGTCAGAATCCAGCCTTGGTATCTCTCCAGCCAGGCCATCCTCCGTCATCAGGCGGATCAGCAGCATGAGTTTCTCTACTGCTTCCGCACGTCCTTCCATACGCCCCTCCGCACGTTCATCACGCAAGATCTCTTCAAATTGCATATACTCCACCTCCATGCTTCGATCGTGCTTCAGGCCGTCAATCCTGGTCTCAATCCGGCGGATCAATGGATCTTTTTCTGCATCCTCAAGAGACGCAGTATCCACATACTTCAAGAAACGAATCAGATCAGGGCTCACTCCTTCTGCTGTCCGTCCCTTTGTATTTAAGAATACCCGGCTGACACCGTCTTCAAGCCTCTGCGCCGTCTCCCGGCACTGCATATCAAAGCTGTACCGGTATAATCCCTGGCCGAACGGGTCGAATTTGCAGATAAAGATGATAAAGACCTTTGGAAGATCTATAAAAGCATCACCCGGTTCCAGGGATTCCATATCCATCTGTCCCTGGTAATACCTGCTCCGATAGGGTAGATTTCCTTTGTCCGTGGTCTGCATCTCAATATTGAACTTCGTTCCAGCCTCATCATCGGCGTAAACATCCATGCGGACTCCCCGATGGTCCGAGTTGACCAAAAGAGAATGTTCGCTGTGTACTTTTACCTTTTTGATCGGAATCTCCAAAACACGCTCTAAAACACCCTTGCAGATCTCCTCATCCTTCATCGCAGCTGCGAACATGAAGAAATCAGAAAACTTCAGCTCCGTAAACTTCTTTATTGCTGCCATAACCCGCCTTTCCAGTCTGCTGGCAACGGGTCTTTGTTCCTGCACTAATTATATCAAATCTCATACAGTACATGCAAGAATTTTCACCAAATAGTTTTACATTTTCAAAAAGTTCCAAAAAATCAGCCTGCAAAATCAAACAGCGACAACTGATTGCTCTCCGGCAGGTCTCCTAAAAGCTTCATATCTCCCATCAGATCGCACAGGGTCTTACTGACTTTTGCACGGTTTCTAAAATCCTCACGGGATAAGAACGGCCCATCTTCCGCCGCCTCCACCACTCCTTCTGCAGCCTTGTCTCCCATTCCGTCAATACTGCTTAAGGAAGGCATCAGCTTTCCATCGATGATCTGGAACCGGTCCGCCTTTGCGCGGTAAATATCGATCGGCATGAATTCAAATCCGCGGGCATACATCTCCTGCACGATCCTCATATCCCTCAGGGTATCCTGCTCCTTCTTAGACAACGTGTCGATCCGTTTTTTATAATCTGCCAGATGAAACTCCAGTTTCTCTCTGCCCTGACACATCAGCTCATAAGAAAAACCGCTGGCACGGATACTGAAGAAGGCCGCATAGTAGGCAAGGGGATAGAACACCTTGCAGTAGGCCACGCGCCATGCCATCATAACATAGGCGGCTGCATGGGCCTTCGGGAACATGTACTTGATCTTCAAACAGGAATCGATGTACCACTGGGGCACGTCATGAGCCTTCATTTCCGTGATCCATTCCGGTTTTAAGCCCTTGCCCTTTCGGACAGACTCCATGATCGTAAAGGAAAGCCCTTCCTCCAGTCCCATCTGGATCAAATACACCATGATATCATCACGGCAGCAGATAGCCGTCTGGATCGTCGCCTGTCCGCTTAAGATCAGGTCCTTTGCATTGCCCAGCCACACATCGGTACCGTGGGCAAGTCCGGCGATCCGGACTAAGTCGGAAAAATACTTGGGTTTTGCATCAATCAGCATCTGCATTGCGAAATCTGTTCCAAACTCCGGAATCCCCAGCGCGCCAAGCTGGCAGCCCCCTAAGTCATCCGGTGTAACGCCCAGGGCAGAGGTGTTCTGGAAAAGTGACATGACCTCCCTTGAGTCCAGAGGAATATCGGTTACAGGGTCCAGCCCGGTTAAGTCCTGCAGCATGCGGATCATGGTCGGATCATCGTGTCCCAGAATGTCCAGCTTCAGCAGGTTATGGTCGATGGAATGATAGTCAAAATGGGTGGTCACGGTCTTGGTTGTCATATCGTTTGCGGGACGCTGTACCGGCGTAAAGGAGTAGATCTCCTCTCCGATCGGAAGTACCACGATACCGCCCGGATGCTGTCCGGTGGTACGCCGGACCCCTACGCAGCCCTGGACAATCCGGTCTATCTCACAGTTCCGCTTGTGGACGCCGCGTTCTTCATAGTACCGTTTCACAAAACCGAAGGCGGTCTTATCCGCAAGGGTGCCGATGGTACCTGCCCGGAAGGTCTGTCCCTTGCCAAAAATAACCTCCGTGTAGTCATGCGCCTTACTCTGGTACTCACCGGAGAAGTTTAAGTCGATATCCGGCTCCTTATCTCCCTTAAATCCCAGGAAGGTCTCAAACGGGATATCGAAACCCGCTTTGACTAAGGGCTTGCCGCACACAGGACAATTCTTGTCCGGCATATCACAGCCCGCCATACCGGAAAATTGCTTTACTTCTTCCGAATCAAAATCATAATAATGGCAGTGCTGGCAGTAATAGTGAGGGCTTAAGGAATTCACCTCCGTGATCCCCGCCATGGCCGCAACAAAGGAAGATCCTACCGATCCACGGGAGCCTACCAGATATCCGTCCTCGTTGGACTTCCACACCAGCTTCTGCGCAATGATATACATCACGGCAAATCCGTTGGAAATAATGGAATTCAGCTCCCTCTCCAGCCGCTCCACAACAATGTCCGGCAGATTCTCCCCATACATTTCATGGGCCGTGTCATAGCAGATCTTTCTCAGTGTCTCGTCAGAATTCTCAATGACCGGCGGGCATTTATCCGGGCGCACCGGAGCGATCCGCTCGCACATATCAGCGACCATGCGGGTGTTGGTGATGACAACCTCCTCCGCCTTGTCCGGTCCCAGATAATCAAATTCCTTCAGCATTTCCTCCGTGGTCCGCAGATACAGCGGGGCCTGCTCATCCGCATCCGAGAAGCCCTGCCCCGCCATCAGGATCCGCCGGTATACCTCGTCCTCCGGGTTCAGAAAATGCACGTCACAGGTGGCACAGACCGGTTTGCCAAGGGTCTCTCCCATCTTTACGATCCTCCGGTTTATATCCTTTAGATCGTCCCAGCTCTTGACCGTGCTTTTTTCATCCCGCAGCATAAATGCATTGTTGCCCAGAGGCTGGATCTCCAGAAAATCATAAAAGCCGGCGATCTTTAAAAGCTCCGTTTCCGGCAGTCCGCGCAAAAGCGCCTGATATAGCTCTCCCGCCTCGCAGGCAGATCCGATGACCAGGCCCTCCCGGTACTGGTTTAAAACGCTCTTGGGAATCCTCGGCCGCTTTGCAAAATAGTCGATATGGGACCAGGAGACCAGCCGGTACAGGTTGATCCTACCCACCTCATTTTTCGCCAGGATGATGACATGGTGGGTGGGCAGCTTCTTGATCATATCGGCGCTTAAGGCGCTCATGGCGTTTAACTGGTCAAGATTCTCCACGCCGCGGTCTTTTAACATGTTCAAAAACTTTACGAAGATCTCTGCCGTGGCGCCCGCATCATCCACCGCCCGGTGATGGTTCTCCAGAGAAATATTAAGCGCCTTTGCCACTGTATCCAGCTTGAAACGGTTGAGCTGCGGCAGCAGATGCCTCGCCATAGCTACCGTATCCAACACGGTCGGTTCAAAAGAAAGCTCCTGGACCTTAGCCTGGTATGCGATAAAACTCACATCGAAGGAAGCGTTGTGGGCCACCAGGCTGCATCCCTCACAGAATTCTAAAAATTGAGGGAGGATCACATCGATCTTCGGCGACGGGAGCACCATATTGTCGTTGATACCGGTGAGCTGCTCGATCTCAAAGGGGATCGGCACATCGGGATTGACAAAGGTACTGAACTTGTCCGTTATGACGCCGCCCACGACTTTTACCGCGCCAATCTCTATGATCCTGTTTTTCTCCGGGCTGAAGCCGGTTGTCTCAATATCAAATACCACGAAGGGGTCGTCAAAGGTCTGGCCTCTGGAATTCTCCACCAGCTCCTTCATATCGTCTACCAGATACCCCTCCACCCCATAGATGACCTTCAGCTCGTCCCCCTTATCAAGGGCATGGCTGGCATCCGGGAAGGACTGTACGCAGCCGTGGTCCGTCACCGCCAGAGCCGGCATTCCCCACGCCTTGGCCCTCTTTACGATATCCTTCACCTCGGAAACGCCGTCCATATCGCTCATCTTGGTATGGCAGTGCAGTTCTACCCGCTTTACCGGACTGTTGTCCATCCGCTTGCTGGTAAAGTCCTCCGCCCTCTTGATTCCGCGAACCGAACCGATGGTCAGTTCGCCGTCGAATTTGTCGATGGTGGTCATACCGCGCAGACGGATAAAGCTGCCTGCATTGATCGCTTTATTTAAATCGTCTAAAGATTCCTCATTGGCAAATACCTTTACCGTGATGGTATCGGTAAAGTCCGTAATATGGAATATGATGATGGTCTTTCCGCTGCGCAGCTCCCGGCTGTCCTTATCCAGGATCTTGCCCCGGACCGTCACCTCGCCGATCTCTCCCTCGATCTTCTCAAGCTCTATGAAATCATCCTCAAAATCGCGTCCGTAGAGCACATCCGGATTCTCGGATTTTTTCTTGTAGCCGCCGGAGCTCCAGTCGTTCTTTTTAAAGTCCTTCCTGCCGCCACGCAGAGTCCCGGGCTTACCTGCCCCCTGTTTCACGGCTCCGGCTGTATTCGGGCCGGCGTCCGCACCCGATGCCGCCATGCCGGAAGCCGCTCCGCTGCCGGTGCTTCCGCCTTTTGTACCGGCACTGCCGGAGCCATTGTTTTCTGCACCGCCGCCAAAGCCTGAGGCGCCTGCCATTCCAGCTCCATCCTCCTGCATTGAGAGCCCCAGAACCGGGGCCAGGCGCGCCGTCATGCGCTCCACCTCCTGCTGGGCCTGAAGTTCCCTCTGCAGGGATGCTTTCGCTCTGGTAGCCGGTATGTATTCATATTCCACTTCGATGGGAAGACCACAGCGCTCATGGAATACTTTTTCCAGGACCCGCTTCAGCTCTCCTGCCTTCTCCTTATTGACCATGGTATCCTCCACCGTCATATGCAGAAGATCTGCTTTCGGGAAAGTGCATTCCGCTTTGCGGAAGATGGAATACTCCACAATACTGTAATTTTTAAGTTCCAAAAGCAGGCTGTCCCGGTACGCCGCCAAGAGCTTCTCCGGCGTGTACTGGTCAGACAGCCTGTATTTCTCAAAAATCCTGATCTGGATCTGCTTGCCGGGGAACAGCTGGTCCCGGATTCCCTGCTCCAGAGACAGGATATTCTTCTTATGGATCAGACGCGGGCTTACGATGGAAACACGAATAGAGCTTCTGTCCCTGGTCATGGAAACACGTTCCACTTCCACCAGGGATAAAAGCTCCTGCATCTGATCTGTCATATGTAGTCCGGGAAATACCTCCAAAAACCCTTTCATCCGTCCTGCCAATCTCCTTACATGCTCTTTTGCCTGCCGGCAGCACTCAGTCCCGGCGGGACTCGTCTGCCAACCTCACCAGCTCCGCGCGCAGCGCCTGTAAAAGGTCAGCCTCCGGCAGCTTGCGCACTACCTCGCCTTTTTTTATCAGCAGTCCTTCGCCTATGCCTCCGGCAATGCCCAAGTCCGCTTCCCGCGCCTCGCCAGGGCCGTTGACCACACAGCCCATAACAGCCACCTTGATGTTCAACTGATCGAATTCCGTCACCATGGTTTCCACCTGGTTCGCCAGGCCGATCAGGTCAATCTGGGTCCTGCCGCAGGTTGGGCAGGATACCACCTCGATGCCTCCCTTGCGCAGTCCCAGGGTACGCAGGATCAGCTTTGCCGATTTGATCTCTTCTACCGGCTCCCCGGTCAGCGATACGCGGATCGTATCTCCAATACCCTGATTCAAAATGATCCCCAGACCCACGGCCGATTTGATATTGCCGGAGGTCAGGGTCCCCGCTTCTGTGATGCCCACATGCAGCGGATAGCGGGTCTTCCGGCTGATCAGCT
This portion of the Clostridium sp. AN503 genome encodes:
- a CDS encoding heavy metal translocating P-type ATPase, with the protein product MEQYTVTGMSCAACSTRVEKAVAKVPGVESCSVSLLTNSMGVEGTAKPEAIVAAVEAAGYGAMKKGAGKTGTSDAGGAAGTGSMTGGEDMLKDRETPVLKQRLYYSIGFLIVLMYFSMGTMMWNWPAPAFFENNHVAMGLLQLILTGIVMVINQKFFVSGFRSLWHRAPNMDTLVALGSTAAFVYSTYALFAMTDAQVKGDMAGVMTYMHEFYFESAAMILTLITVGKMLEARSKGRTTDALKSLMKLAPKTAVLIKDGAETTVSIEQVQQGDIYVVRPGENIPVDGIVLEGSSAVNEAALTGESIPVDKAEGDKVSAATLNQSGFIRCRATRVGEDTTLSQIIQMVSDAAATKAPIAKVADKVSGVFVPAVILISALTIAGWLLAGQTLGFALARGISVLVISCPCALGLATPVAIMVGNGMGAKNGIMFKTAVSLEEAGKMQIVALDKTGTITNGEPKVTDVLAADGFSEEELMQLAFSLEKKSEHPLAKAVLERAEELKLTADDVTEFQALPGNGLSARFGDARLCGGNLKFIEEQAQVPEAMREQAKTLAEEGKTPLFFSHDGVLAGIIAVADVIKEDSPQAVKELQNMGIRVVMLTGDNERTARAIGAQAGVDEVIAGVLPDGKENVIRTLKAQGKVAMVGDGINDAPALTRADIGIAIGAGTDIAIDAADVVLMKSRLSDVPAAIRLSRATLKNIHENLFWAFFYNVIGIPLAAGLWYPVFGWKLNPMFGAAAMSLSSVCVVTNALRLNLFKMHDASKDRRRKGIAVSSISRESEVSKAETNNEIINEREDKEEEKMTKTMKVEGMMCGHCEASVKKGLEALPEVTEAIVSHEAGTAVVTLNSELSNDVLKKTVEDLDYKVISVE
- a CDS encoding metal-sensing transcriptional repressor, which encodes MEEHTCCHRIKERPDKEYKDLIHRLNRIEGQIRGIRGMVEKDAYCPEILVQVAAANAALNSFNRVLLANHIRTCVARDIRDGKEDTIDELVGTLQKLMK
- a CDS encoding flavodoxin family protein — its product is MHNRKLVAILGSPRRQGFTALMLECALDAARKQGWETAQINLYEKKIVFCTGCRACMRAERCVIEDDIQEITDQIRACDMVVLAAPVYWANVPGIVKNLFDRLLGAAMEETKTFPRPRLKGKKYVFLTACNTPFPFSALCGQSGGSVRAAREFFRTAGVTCAGNFVCSGTGEKKELPKRLKKRIVRCFE
- a CDS encoding TetR/AcrR family transcriptional regulator — its product is MGRRKQQPASVHRNAIADAAQALFMERGMEAVSMDDIARASGYSKATLYVYFKNRDEIVRVLVLKSMQKLHDYLEDGLGTEGTAEERYRSVCHALTRYEHEYPYYFGMVLDEIKIDAEPEFHDGDTAKTRTQVDLDERAIYLTGEHINEMLVQFLTEGVKAGDLRADLKPLPTVFAFWGMLSGFICMADKKDAYIGMSMGMSRQEFLEYGFSMLYRAISNPKKGGATHA
- a CDS encoding Rpn family recombination-promoting nuclease/putative transposase, which gives rise to MAAIKKFTELKFSDFFMFAAAMKDEEICKGVLERVLEIPIKKVKVHSEHSLLVNSDHRGVRMDVYADDEAGTKFNIEMQTTDKGNLPYRSRYYQGQMDMESLEPGDAFIDLPKVFIIFICKFDPFGQGLYRYSFDMQCRETAQRLEDGVSRVFLNTKGRTAEGVSPDLIRFLKYVDTASLEDAEKDPLIRRIETRIDGLKHDRSMEVEYMQFEEILRDERAEGRMEGRAEAVEKLMLLIRLMTEDGLAGEIPRLDSDAAYRTAMYEKYQIDLN
- a CDS encoding PolC-type DNA polymerase III; amino-acid sequence: MKGFLEVFPGLHMTDQMQELLSLVEVERVSMTRDRSSIRVSIVSPRLIHKKNILSLEQGIRDQLFPGKQIQIRIFEKYRLSDQYTPEKLLAAYRDSLLLELKNYSIVEYSIFRKAECTFPKADLLHMTVEDTMVNKEKAGELKRVLEKVFHERCGLPIEVEYEYIPATRAKASLQRELQAQQEVERMTARLAPVLGLSMQEDGAGMAGASGFGGGAENNGSGSAGTKGGSTGSGAASGMAASGADAGPNTAGAVKQGAGKPGTLRGGRKDFKKNDWSSGGYKKKSENPDVLYGRDFEDDFIELEKIEGEIGEVTVRGKILDKDSRELRSGKTIIIFHITDFTDTITVKVFANEESLDDLNKAINAGSFIRLRGMTTIDKFDGELTIGSVRGIKRAEDFTSKRMDNSPVKRVELHCHTKMSDMDGVSEVKDIVKRAKAWGMPALAVTDHGCVQSFPDASHALDKGDELKVIYGVEGYLVDDMKELVENSRGQTFDDPFVVFDIETTGFSPEKNRIIEIGAVKVVGGVITDKFSTFVNPDVPIPFEIEQLTGINDNMVLPSPKIDVILPQFLEFCEGCSLVAHNASFDVSFIAYQAKVQELSFEPTVLDTVAMARHLLPQLNRFKLDTVAKALNISLENHHRAVDDAGATAEIFVKFLNMLKDRGVENLDQLNAMSALSADMIKKLPTHHVIILAKNEVGRINLYRLVSWSHIDYFAKRPRIPKSVLNQYREGLVIGSACEAGELYQALLRGLPETELLKIAGFYDFLEIQPLGNNAFMLRDEKSTVKSWDDLKDINRRIVKMGETLGKPVCATCDVHFLNPEDEVYRRILMAGQGFSDADEQAPLYLRTTEEMLKEFDYLGPDKAEEVVITNTRMVADMCERIAPVRPDKCPPVIENSDETLRKICYDTAHEMYGENLPDIVVERLERELNSIISNGFAVMYIIAQKLVWKSNEDGYLVGSRGSVGSSFVAAMAGITEVNSLSPHYYCQHCHYYDFDSEEVKQFSGMAGCDMPDKNCPVCGKPLVKAGFDIPFETFLGFKGDKEPDIDLNFSGEYQSKAHDYTEVIFGKGQTFRAGTIGTLADKTAFGFVKRYYEERGVHKRNCEIDRIVQGCVGVRRTTGQHPGGIVVLPIGEEIYSFTPVQRPANDMTTKTVTTHFDYHSIDHNLLKLDILGHDDPTMIRMLQDLTGLDPVTDIPLDSREVMSLFQNTSALGVTPDDLGGCQLGALGIPEFGTDFAMQMLIDAKPKYFSDLVRIAGLAHGTDVWLGNAKDLILSGQATIQTAICCRDDIMVYLIQMGLEEGLSFTIMESVRKGKGLKPEWITEMKAHDVPQWYIDSCLKIKYMFPKAHAAAYVMMAWRVAYCKVFYPLAYYAAFFSIRASGFSYELMCQGREKLEFHLADYKKRIDTLSKKEQDTLRDMRIVQEMYARGFEFMPIDIYRAKADRFQIIDGKLMPSLSSIDGMGDKAAEGVVEAAEDGPFLSREDFRNRAKVSKTLCDLMGDMKLLGDLPESNQLSLFDFAG